One part of the Candidatus Dependentiae bacterium genome encodes these proteins:
- a CDS encoding peroxiredoxin → MNFKHGFVFLVCLIFSNFLQARKPKLVGKPAPNFTAQAVFPDGMIQSFNLSDYIGKTDIVLYFYPFDSTPTCSKQAESFKNGFNRLQENGIMVVGVSCDAPASHKRFIKKLNLPFPLVSDTRIKRDISSKYGTVGLFHSKRRTFLINKKGIIIKVFNDVSVDTQIDDILKGFF, encoded by the coding sequence GTGAATTTCAAGCACGGGTTTGTTTTTTTAGTATGTCTTATATTTTCAAATTTTCTTCAGGCTCGTAAACCAAAATTAGTTGGAAAGCCAGCGCCAAATTTTACGGCTCAAGCAGTTTTTCCAGATGGAATGATTCAGTCGTTTAATTTAAGTGATTATATCGGCAAAACCGATATTGTTTTGTATTTTTATCCATTTGACAGTACGCCAACTTGCTCAAAGCAGGCAGAAAGCTTTAAAAATGGATTTAATCGTTTGCAGGAAAATGGAATTATGGTTGTTGGGGTGAGCTGTGATGCTCCTGCCTCGCACAAAAGGTTTATAAAAAAACTTAATTTGCCATTTCCTTTGGTAAGTGACACGAGAATTAAAAGAGATATTTCAAGCAAATATGGAACGGTTGGATTATTTCATAGCAAGCGTAGGACTTTTTTGATAAACAAAAAAGGAATAATTATTAAAGTCTTTAATGATGTTTCGGTTGATACTCAAATTGACGATATTTTAAAAGGTTTTTTCTAA
- the recJ gene encoding single-stranded-DNA-specific exonuclease RecJ: MNYSFVQGYKYLLGLPEVDTQKAIEISQKFCLSMPLARTLVARDCCDNKKIEDFLLSDEQKDVGDPALMKGATRAVERILRAIENKEKILIFGDYDVDGITSSSLMMMGLLPLGALVNFYLPNRVKDGYGISTKIVKKAAENNYKVIITVDNGITAFEPAKLALELGVDLIITDHHRPHDHVPEAYTIVNPHQDDCEYPYKHFAGVGVAFKILTLLYREKNMEIPGKVIELLLLGTVADVVPLTGENRYWVRYGLSHVNKHESYALQVLKENSKFTKPELFSTDIGFSVTPQINALGRLDDPREGVQFLIGSDTRDVDRIGKILLELNDSRKEVERSISADIIKQVETKKIDISKNIVLTSSSNWPAGVIGLVASRMVGLYGKPTLLFHITKDGIAKGSCRSIKEFNIFNALSESKDILISFGGHSHAAGLSLKVQDLPLLQSRLEKKVAAELTEFDLKQKLLVDACANLSDFSEKFMKDLRLFEPFGHENPQPYFYIKGVVLVKKPQVLKEVHVKCMIFADGVIKPVMFFNRPELIEVFTNQSDEPFDIVGQVMHNYWNGSYTVELQGIDVANMKEKL; the protein is encoded by the coding sequence ATGAATTATTCTTTTGTTCAAGGTTATAAATATCTTCTTGGTCTTCCAGAGGTAGACACGCAAAAAGCTATCGAGATTTCACAAAAGTTTTGTCTTTCTATGCCTCTTGCCAGAACTCTTGTAGCAAGAGATTGTTGTGATAATAAAAAAATTGAAGATTTTTTACTGAGTGATGAGCAAAAGGATGTCGGTGATCCGGCTCTGATGAAAGGTGCTACTCGAGCAGTAGAGCGCATTTTAAGAGCAATTGAAAACAAAGAAAAAATACTTATCTTTGGCGACTATGATGTGGATGGAATTACCTCGTCATCTTTAATGATGATGGGCCTTTTGCCTCTTGGCGCTTTGGTTAATTTTTATTTGCCAAATAGAGTCAAGGATGGATATGGAATATCTACTAAAATTGTAAAAAAAGCAGCTGAAAATAATTACAAAGTAATTATCACCGTTGATAATGGAATTACTGCTTTTGAGCCAGCGAAATTAGCGCTAGAGCTTGGCGTAGATTTAATTATCACTGATCATCATAGGCCGCATGATCATGTGCCAGAGGCGTATACAATAGTTAATCCACATCAAGATGATTGTGAGTATCCATATAAACATTTTGCAGGAGTTGGTGTTGCTTTTAAAATACTTACACTTTTGTATCGTGAAAAAAATATGGAAATTCCTGGCAAGGTTATTGAGCTTTTGCTTTTAGGAACAGTTGCTGACGTGGTTCCCTTGACGGGTGAAAATAGATATTGGGTGCGTTATGGTCTTTCGCATGTCAACAAGCATGAGAGCTATGCTCTGCAAGTTTTAAAAGAAAATAGTAAGTTTACAAAGCCTGAACTTTTTTCTACAGACATTGGTTTTTCTGTAACTCCTCAAATTAATGCACTTGGTCGATTAGATGATCCTCGCGAAGGGGTTCAGTTTCTCATCGGAAGCGACACTCGAGATGTAGATAGAATTGGGAAAATTCTTCTTGAGCTTAATGACTCCAGAAAAGAGGTAGAAAGATCGATTAGCGCTGACATTATAAAACAAGTAGAAACAAAGAAAATTGATATTTCGAAAAACATTGTTTTGACTTCGAGTTCAAATTGGCCTGCGGGTGTCATTGGGCTTGTTGCCTCTCGTATGGTTGGGCTGTATGGTAAACCAACACTTTTATTTCATATTACAAAAGATGGTATAGCAAAGGGTTCTTGCCGTTCAATTAAAGAATTTAATATTTTTAATGCGCTCAGTGAGTCAAAAGATATTTTAATTTCATTTGGTGGGCATTCACATGCTGCAGGACTTTCACTCAAAGTGCAAGATTTGCCATTGTTGCAATCTCGACTTGAAAAAAAGGTTGCCGCGGAGCTTACAGAGTTTGATTTAAAGCAAAAGTTATTGGTTGATGCGTGTGCAAACTTATCAGATTTTTCAGAAAAATTCATGAAGGATTTGCGCTTGTTTGAGCCATTTGGTCATGAAAATCCACAGCCATATTTTTATATTAAAGGTGTAGTTCTTGTTAAAAAGCCTCAAGTTTTAAAAGAGGTTCATGTAAAATGTATGATTTTTGCAGATGGAGTGATCAAGCCGGTCATGTTTTTTAATAGACCTGAATTGATTGAAGTTTTTACCAATCAATCAGACGAGCCATTTGATATTGTAGGGCAGGTTATGCATAATTATTGGAATGGTTCATACACGGTTGAATTGCAAGGAATCGATGTGGCAAATATGAAGGAAAAACTATGA
- a CDS encoding superoxide dismutase: MFTLPQLPYSYDALQPYIDAKTMEIHLTKHHQAYIDNLNKALFAHPELQKMSLDELIVGIDLLPEAIKTTVRNNAGGHFNHSLFWEMMKPNAQMVQGHLMQEIQKKFGSFQAFKELFENAAKTRFGSGWAWLVLNKSGDMEIISTANQDATLMIGSTPLLGLDVWEHAYYLHYQNRRPDYIAAWWNVVNWEFVEQRYRMVIGK; encoded by the coding sequence ATGTTTACTCTTCCTCAATTGCCGTACAGCTATGATGCTTTGCAGCCATACATCGACGCAAAGACTATGGAAATTCATCTTACCAAGCATCACCAAGCTTACATTGATAATCTAAACAAAGCGCTTTTTGCGCACCCAGAACTGCAAAAAATGAGTTTGGATGAGTTAATTGTTGGCATTGATTTACTTCCAGAGGCAATTAAAACAACGGTGCGAAACAATGCTGGTGGGCACTTTAATCACTCGCTTTTTTGGGAAATGATGAAACCAAATGCGCAGATGGTTCAAGGACATTTGATGCAAGAAATTCAGAAAAAATTCGGGTCATTTCAAGCCTTTAAAGAATTATTTGAAAATGCAGCAAAAACTCGCTTTGGTAGTGGGTGGGCATGGTTAGTTTTAAATAAATCTGGCGATATGGAAATTATTTCTACGGCAAATCAAGACGCAACTTTGATGATTGGCTCAACTCCTTTGTTGGGGCTTGATGTATGGGAGCATGCATATTATTTGCATTATCAAAATCGTAGACCTGATTATATTGCCGCTTGGTGGAATGTGGTTAATTGGGAATTTGTTGAGCAGCGTTATCGCATGGTGATTGGAAAGTAG
- the cmk gene encoding (d)CMP kinase encodes MIITIDGPSGSGKSTLALALSNQLNFFCLNSGYLYRGLAYVLKNFYSYDETMLENPLPQDIQACFESGVFQYRYESGLAKIYWINEITQFLKDPEMARGAVLLAQSDVARSAIKDFQIKLMKNHDVVVEGRSCGSTMFPDAQVKFYLDADPSVRARRFVKDQERRGNHFSFDNALEVIKSRDLMDMQRSIDPLVIPKGAFILSSSIDNQDQVLQKALSHVKNVIHNKN; translated from the coding sequence ATGATTATTACTATTGATGGGCCAAGCGGAAGCGGCAAATCCACTTTAGCCCTTGCTCTTTCAAATCAGTTGAATTTTTTTTGTTTAAATAGTGGTTATTTGTATCGCGGCTTGGCTTACGTGCTTAAAAACTTTTATTCATATGATGAAACAATGCTTGAAAATCCTTTGCCTCAAGACATTCAAGCATGCTTTGAAAGTGGCGTTTTTCAATATCGATATGAGTCTGGCCTGGCAAAAATTTACTGGATTAATGAAATAACTCAATTTTTAAAAGATCCTGAAATGGCAAGAGGTGCTGTTCTGCTTGCGCAAAGTGATGTTGCCAGAAGTGCGATAAAAGACTTTCAGATAAAACTTATGAAAAACCATGACGTTGTCGTTGAAGGTCGCTCTTGTGGATCAACTATGTTTCCTGATGCGCAAGTAAAGTTTTATCTCGACGCTGATCCGAGTGTTCGTGCGCGACGGTTTGTAAAAGATCAAGAAAGAAGAGGAAATCATTTTTCTTTTGATAATGCTTTAGAGGTTATTAAGTCTAGGGATTTAATGGACATGCAAAGATCTATTGATCCTCTTGTTATTCCAAAAGGTGCTTTTATTTTAAGTTCGTCTATTGATAACCAAGATCAAGTGTTGCAAAAAGCACTTAGCCATGTAAAAAATGTGATACACAATAAAAATTAA
- a CDS encoding endonuclease Q family protein, with the protein MQYIADFHIHSKYSHATSKFMDLVALSRWGQLKGIGVMGTGDFTHPIWQKELKSQLVLSESGLFELSSEFKQLANASVYDSCKGLQRFILSAEISTVFKRNGRCYRTHSIILAPSFEAVEGITKQLAKVGNIISDGRPILGLDVKDLVKIVLTASPDCMVIPAHIWTPWYGLLGSKSGFDSVYECFEELTDHIYALEKGLSASMLMSAQVCELDRFAILSNSDAHSVQNLGREANIMNTALSYEGIANALRANDKNGLVAGIEFFPERGKYYGDGHRACNAYLTPEQAKACNGICAICGKPVTVGVLNRVSQLANRSLKEAQMYARKSYRVVPLLDILSTQMGLSQTSQKVEKMYHHILKNIGSEFFVLLDAPIQDIEKASTFEIASAVERLRAGDVLVTPGYDGVYGKLQF; encoded by the coding sequence GTGCAATACATTGCTGATTTTCACATACATTCAAAGTATTCTCATGCAACGTCAAAGTTTATGGATTTAGTTGCGCTCAGCAGATGGGGGCAACTAAAGGGCATTGGCGTGATGGGTACTGGTGATTTTACTCACCCAATTTGGCAAAAAGAACTCAAAAGTCAGCTTGTGCTCTCAGAGTCTGGCTTGTTTGAGCTGAGTTCTGAGTTTAAACAACTGGCTAATGCCAGTGTCTATGATTCTTGTAAGGGTCTGCAAAGATTTATTTTATCTGCCGAAATAAGCACTGTTTTTAAACGAAATGGACGTTGCTATCGAACTCACTCTATTATTTTAGCTCCATCGTTTGAGGCCGTAGAAGGTATCACAAAGCAGCTGGCAAAGGTTGGAAATATTATTTCTGATGGTCGGCCAATTCTTGGCCTTGATGTAAAAGATTTGGTTAAAATTGTTTTAACAGCATCACCAGACTGCATGGTTATTCCTGCGCACATTTGGACTCCTTGGTATGGGCTTCTTGGTTCAAAATCTGGCTTCGATTCTGTGTATGAATGCTTTGAGGAATTAACCGATCATATTTATGCTCTCGAAAAAGGACTTTCTGCAAGCATGCTTATGAGTGCGCAGGTTTGTGAGCTTGATAGGTTTGCGATACTTTCTAATTCTGATGCCCATAGTGTCCAAAATTTGGGGCGCGAAGCAAATATAATGAATACTGCTTTGTCGTACGAAGGCATTGCGAACGCTTTGCGCGCAAACGATAAAAATGGGTTAGTTGCTGGAATAGAATTTTTTCCAGAGCGTGGAAAATATTATGGCGATGGTCACAGGGCTTGCAATGCGTACCTAACTCCTGAGCAAGCAAAAGCATGCAATGGTATCTGTGCGATTTGCGGTAAGCCTGTAACTGTTGGCGTTTTAAATCGTGTTAGCCAATTGGCTAATCGAAGTTTAAAAGAAGCGCAGATGTACGCTCGAAAAAGTTATCGAGTTGTGCCTCTTTTAGATATTTTGAGCACTCAGATGGGACTGTCCCAAACAAGTCAAAAAGTGGAGAAAATGTACCATCATATTTTAAAAAATATTGGTTCTGAGTTTTTCGTGCTGCTTGACGCCCCCATTCAAGATATTGAAAAAGCATCAACATTTGAAATTGCAAGCGCTGTTGAGCGGCTTCGGGCTGGTGATGTCTTAGTAACGCCTGGGTATGATGGAGTTTATGGAAAACTACAGTTTTAA
- the lysS gene encoding lysine--tRNA ligase, protein MDSKHIDGLQDYLGHTSQEHDVRVSKVTKMREQGIEPWPALKHANSASKKLIESFVEGDSNVQTLVGRVMTVRLHGKAAFVHIQDQLGKIQLYIKEDLVGTQAFLEFEQFVDIGDILWVQGTTFKTQRGEISLRVSSWSLQSKCLHPLPEKFHGLTDVEVRYRQRYLDLICNEDSKNLLIKRSRVVQAIREFLNKFEYLEVETPMLHPIAGGAAARPFVTHHNALGQDFYLRIAPELYLKRLVVGGLDRVYEVNRNFRNEGISTKHNPEFTMLECYTAHQDIDYAMSLIESLVQFVVSSIGSDLKVQFGAHELDFGKSFTRISLHDAVKKYNNLSDSDLNESSIDALLKSKKIALPKAGMNLQEKIYLLFEQTVESELIQPTFVTGFPIEVSPLAKRDPKNVDLASRSELFVAGLELANLFDELNDPFDQAQRFHGQVEAQKAGDAEAHNYDADFILTLEYGLPPTVGFGIGVDRMVMLLTGTTSIKDVILFPTLKKKA, encoded by the coding sequence ATGGACTCAAAACATATTGATGGATTACAAGATTATCTAGGTCATACTTCGCAGGAGCACGATGTTCGTGTTTCAAAGGTTACAAAAATGCGTGAGCAAGGCATAGAGCCTTGGCCAGCATTAAAACATGCAAATTCTGCATCAAAAAAACTCATAGAGTCATTTGTAGAAGGCGACAGCAACGTTCAAACGCTTGTTGGTCGTGTCATGACTGTGCGTCTGCATGGAAAAGCTGCCTTTGTACACATTCAAGATCAGCTTGGAAAGATTCAGCTTTACATCAAAGAAGATTTGGTTGGAACTCAAGCTTTTTTAGAGTTTGAACAATTTGTAGACATTGGTGATATTTTGTGGGTTCAGGGAACTACTTTTAAAACTCAGCGTGGCGAAATTTCTTTAAGAGTTTCTAGCTGGAGTTTGCAAAGTAAATGCTTACATCCTCTTCCAGAAAAATTTCATGGTTTAACTGACGTCGAAGTTCGATACCGTCAACGTTATCTAGATTTAATCTGCAACGAAGATAGCAAAAATTTACTCATTAAGCGTTCGCGCGTTGTTCAAGCTATTCGAGAGTTTTTAAATAAATTTGAGTATCTTGAAGTTGAAACCCCAATGCTTCATCCAATAGCTGGCGGTGCTGCAGCTCGTCCGTTTGTGACTCATCACAATGCGCTGGGACAAGATTTTTACTTAAGAATTGCGCCAGAGCTGTATCTAAAAAGACTCGTTGTCGGTGGCCTTGATAGAGTTTATGAAGTTAACAGAAACTTTAGAAATGAAGGTATTTCAACAAAGCACAATCCAGAATTTACTATGCTTGAGTGTTACACCGCGCATCAAGATATTGATTATGCAATGAGCTTGATAGAGTCGTTAGTGCAATTTGTCGTGAGCAGCATTGGCTCAGATCTCAAAGTGCAATTTGGAGCGCATGAGCTTGATTTTGGCAAATCATTTACTCGCATTTCTCTTCATGACGCAGTAAAAAAATATAATAATTTATCGGATAGTGATTTAAATGAATCATCGATTGATGCTCTTTTAAAATCTAAAAAAATAGCATTGCCAAAAGCAGGCATGAATCTTCAAGAAAAGATTTACCTTTTGTTTGAACAAACCGTTGAGTCTGAGCTTATTCAGCCAACTTTTGTGACAGGGTTTCCTATCGAAGTTTCACCTCTTGCAAAACGTGATCCAAAAAATGTAGATCTTGCTTCTCGCTCAGAACTTTTTGTAGCTGGCTTAGAGCTTGCAAACTTATTTGATGAGTTAAATGATCCGTTTGACCAAGCGCAGCGCTTTCATGGGCAAGTAGAAGCTCAAAAAGCTGGCGATGCAGAAGCTCATAATTACGATGCTGATTTTATATTAACTCTTGAGTACGGACTACCTCCAACAGTTGGCTTTGGAATTGGAGTTGATCGTATGGTTATGCTTCTAACCGGAACAACGTCGATTAAAGATGTTATCCTCTTTCCTACGCTGAAGAAAAAAGCATAA
- the lon gene encoding endopeptidase La — protein MIEEQIIAAKPVIAPEILHQPTSDNILPILPLKNIVVLPTSIIPIIVGRKSSVRAVEHALKHNNKTIFITAQKNPETENPTQDEMYTYGTKSTILQMMKMPNNSLKILVEGIVRTKMIETFETESFTSALLQDCYTSSASDVRIEAAWRNLKSTYQTYCKLNPKIPADLVAAALTIDDKEAITDTIAVHANISFFDRQQILETINLQQRMTLVASLLKKEIEILQAEDRIKGRVQHQVEKNQREYYLTEQIKAIHKELGRDDHSGELDSMHHKIKLLRLPKDAQEKAEKELHRLEQMPAISAESAISKHYLDWILTLPWHKKSKDSISLIQAEKFLNKEHAGLKKVKDRILEFVAAQKYALELKKSPTICLVGPPGVGKTSLAASIAKSLGREFTRISLGGVKDEAEIRGHRRTYIGALPGKILHAMRKTKTINPVILLDEIDKLSHDSTGDPAAALLEVLDPEQNKTFMDHFIDTEYDLSNVMFIATANSSDSIPYALYDRMEVINLSGYTDGEKLAIAQNFLFPKMLKEHNLNKTQVKISTENLLLMINEYTKEAGVRQLERLIAKLMRKSIQEFLHDKNLKSVTITSEKIVAWLGQEKYKKTDLCKNKDVVGLATGLAWTEMGGDVLEIEVSLLPGKGGLTLTGQLGEVMQESAQTAYSYVRSIAPKIGVKKSEFSNNDVHIHFPDGATPKDGSSAGIAITCALVSALTNIPFKNCLAMTGEVSLRGRVLAIGGLKEKLLAAQQFGITTVLLPKANESDIEEFKNDVTKLNIVFVEQMDIVLQQALAKNPFNRKKISLKKKSAKAKKTVTKKQ, from the coding sequence ATGATCGAAGAACAAATAATAGCTGCAAAACCGGTTATTGCACCTGAAATCTTACATCAGCCCACTTCTGACAATATTTTGCCAATCCTTCCATTAAAAAATATAGTCGTTTTACCAACAAGCATTATCCCAATCATCGTGGGTAGAAAATCTTCTGTTCGAGCTGTTGAGCATGCACTTAAGCACAACAACAAGACAATTTTCATTACCGCGCAAAAAAATCCAGAAACTGAAAATCCAACCCAAGACGAAATGTACACTTACGGTACAAAATCAACAATTCTGCAAATGATGAAAATGCCTAACAACTCACTAAAGATTTTAGTTGAAGGCATTGTTAGAACAAAAATGATCGAAACGTTTGAAACTGAATCTTTTACTTCAGCTTTACTTCAAGATTGCTACACTTCATCGGCATCAGACGTTCGCATTGAAGCCGCTTGGAGAAATTTAAAAAGCACGTATCAAACATACTGCAAACTTAATCCAAAAATTCCCGCTGATTTAGTTGCTGCAGCTTTAACCATTGATGATAAAGAAGCGATCACAGATACGATTGCTGTTCATGCAAACATATCTTTTTTCGATCGCCAACAAATCCTTGAAACTATAAATCTTCAACAACGAATGACACTCGTTGCATCACTTTTAAAAAAAGAGATTGAAATACTACAAGCTGAAGATCGAATCAAAGGCAGAGTTCAGCACCAGGTTGAAAAGAACCAAAGAGAATATTACTTAACAGAACAAATTAAAGCTATCCATAAAGAACTTGGCAGAGATGATCATTCTGGTGAACTTGATAGCATGCATCATAAAATCAAGCTTTTGCGCCTTCCAAAAGACGCTCAAGAAAAAGCAGAAAAAGAACTTCATCGCCTCGAACAAATGCCAGCGATTTCTGCTGAATCTGCCATTAGCAAACATTATCTTGATTGGATACTTACTCTTCCTTGGCACAAAAAAAGCAAAGACAGTATCAGCCTTATTCAAGCAGAAAAATTTTTAAATAAAGAACATGCAGGGCTCAAAAAAGTCAAAGATCGAATCCTTGAGTTTGTAGCAGCTCAAAAATATGCTCTCGAGCTTAAAAAGTCGCCAACTATCTGCCTTGTCGGGCCTCCAGGAGTAGGTAAAACATCTCTTGCGGCATCAATTGCAAAAAGCCTTGGTCGAGAATTCACCAGGATTTCGCTAGGCGGCGTTAAAGACGAAGCTGAGATACGAGGGCACAGAAGAACATACATCGGCGCGCTACCGGGCAAAATTTTACATGCGATGCGCAAAACAAAAACAATCAACCCTGTAATTTTGCTCGACGAAATCGACAAACTGTCCCACGACAGCACAGGGGACCCTGCTGCAGCGCTTCTTGAGGTGTTAGATCCGGAACAAAACAAAACATTCATGGATCACTTCATAGACACTGAATATGATTTATCTAATGTAATGTTTATTGCAACTGCAAACTCATCTGACTCTATCCCGTACGCTTTGTATGACAGAATGGAAGTCATTAACCTTTCTGGATACACAGATGGTGAAAAACTAGCAATTGCACAAAACTTTCTATTTCCAAAAATGCTCAAAGAGCACAATTTAAATAAAACTCAGGTTAAAATAAGTACAGAAAATTTACTTTTAATGATCAATGAGTACACAAAAGAAGCCGGGGTAAGGCAACTTGAGCGTTTAATTGCAAAGCTAATGAGAAAATCTATCCAAGAGTTTCTGCACGATAAAAATCTAAAAAGCGTTACTATAACTTCTGAAAAAATAGTCGCATGGCTAGGACAAGAAAAATATAAAAAAACTGATCTTTGCAAAAACAAAGATGTGGTTGGACTAGCTACAGGACTTGCCTGGACAGAAATGGGCGGCGATGTTTTAGAAATTGAAGTAAGCTTGCTTCCTGGAAAAGGTGGATTGACATTAACTGGTCAACTTGGCGAAGTAATGCAAGAATCCGCACAAACAGCTTACAGCTACGTACGATCAATTGCTCCAAAAATTGGTGTGAAAAAATCAGAATTTTCAAACAATGACGTACACATACACTTTCCTGATGGCGCAACGCCCAAAGATGGTTCATCTGCTGGTATTGCTATAACTTGCGCGCTTGTTTCTGCGTTAACAAATATTCCATTCAAAAATTGTCTGGCTATGACTGGTGAAGTTTCCCTACGAGGTAGAGTTCTTGCAATCGGTGGGCTCAAAGAGAAACTCCTTGCCGCGCAACAATTCGGTATCACAACAGTCCTGCTTCCAAAGGCAAATGAATCAGATATTGAAGAGTTTAAAAACGATGTTACGAAACTCAATATTGTTTTTGTTGAGCAGATGGATATAGTATTACAACAGGCATTAGCTAAAAATCCATTCAACCGGAAAAAGATTTCTTTAAAAAAGAAATCAGCTAAGGCAAAAAAGACGGTAACAAAGAAGCAATAA
- a CDS encoding septum formation initiator family protein yields MTFLVRRFIIMFLIFEVALFVLLYCFGPKGLSSFVDLKNKKKQTIQDIQNLKEEIEKLRLDVQAGLSDFSKEKIAREKLLMKKDQELVYFKTR; encoded by the coding sequence ATGACTTTTTTGGTACGTCGATTTATCATTATGTTTTTAATTTTTGAAGTTGCCTTGTTTGTATTGTTGTATTGTTTTGGGCCAAAGGGCCTGAGTTCTTTTGTAGACCTAAAAAACAAAAAAAAGCAAACTATTCAAGACATTCAAAATCTAAAAGAAGAAATCGAAAAATTAAGATTAGATGTGCAAGCAGGGCTCAGTGATTTTTCAAAAGAAAAAATCGCTAGAGAGAAGTTATTAATGAAAAAAGATCAAGAATTGGTTTATTTTAAAACAAGATAA